CCGCGGTCTTATTGGCTTCCGTGTCGCCGGCCGGTGTTCTAGCCACGACACTCAGAATCGCCAGGCGCCATCCGGTAGCCTTCGCCAAGGTCAACTTAACGCTGAGCCTGTTCCCCCTGGTGTCCACTCCCCAGCTGGCGCGCGAGGCTTTCTTCTCGGAGGGCCTGGGGGATGAACAAGCGCAGACCTATGCGCAAAGGCTACAGGACGAGTCTTATTTGGGCTTTCTCGATATGCTCGTGTTCAATCTGCCCAAACCGGGAAAGGTCAAGACGCCGGTGCTTGTCCTGGGTGGATCGAAGGATACCATTTTCAGCCCCGCCGAAGTTGAGGCAACAGCGCGCGCGTACAACACGCAGGCTGAAATCTTCGCGGGTATGGCGCACGATATGATGCTGGAGCCGAACTGGCAAGCTGTTGCAGATCGAATTTTGGTTTGGCTGACAGAGCGGGAGTTGTGAACACCAAATGATCGAAATCCTTCTCGCCAATCCCCTCCTCTTACTCTTTCTCGTCGGCGCAATTGGCTACCCGCTGGGCAGCATCAAGATTGGCGGCAGCAGCCTGGGCGTTGCGGCGGTTCTCTTCGTCGGCCTGGCGTTCGGCGCGCTGCATCCCGATATGAAATTGCCCGAACTGGTCTATCAGTTGGGGCTTGTGGTCTTTGTCTACACCGTGGGCCTGAGCAGCGGCCGCCAGTTCTTCGCCTCATTTCGCCGCCGCGGCCTGCGCGATAACCTGTTCATTCTCGTCATGTTGATCTTTGCCACCGTTTTGGTGGGCGCTGTGGGCACGGCGCTGCGCCTGTCGCCGGGCGTCACCACGGGCATGTTTACAGGCAGCTTCACCAACACCGCCGCGCTGGCGGCCGCCCTGGAATACATCAAGAGTGCG
The window above is part of the Candidatus Amarolinea dominans genome. Proteins encoded here:
- a CDS encoding alpha/beta fold hydrolase, whose amino-acid sequence is MISKYPLANPRSTPLLFVHGAWHAAWCWDVHFLDYFTRHGFAAHAVSLRGHGNSEGRGNLRWTRIADYVEDVAAAASQLPSPPVIIGHSMGGLVVQKYLENALAPAAVLLASVSPAGVLATTLRIARRHPVAFAKVNLTLSLFPLVSTPQLAREAFFSEGLGDEQAQTYAQRLQDESYLGFLDMLVFNLPKPGKVKTPVLVLGGSKDTIFSPAEVEATARAYNTQAEIFAGMAHDMMLEPNWQAVADRILVWLTEREL